The proteins below come from a single Rhodanobacter sp. LX-99 genomic window:
- a CDS encoding AMP nucleosidase, whose amino-acid sequence MKNKQEIVSNWLPRYTGTPLEQFGEHILLTNFGHYVELFAQWHGVEVQGRDRPMPNATADGITLINFGMGSPNAATVMDLLGAIEPRAALFLGKCGGVKKKNQLGDLVLPIAAIRGEGTSNDYLPPEVPALPAFQLQRAVSTMIRDLGHDYWTGTVYTTNRRVWEHDDTFKDYLRRTRCMAVDMETATIFAAGFANRIPCGALLLVSDQPMIPEGVKTEASDRNITSQFVEAHIKIGVEALKLVRRNGRSVKHLRFEADGEVE is encoded by the coding sequence ATGAAGAACAAGCAGGAAATCGTCTCCAACTGGCTGCCGCGCTATACCGGCACGCCACTCGAACAATTCGGCGAACACATCCTCCTGACCAACTTCGGCCACTACGTGGAACTGTTCGCGCAGTGGCACGGAGTGGAAGTGCAGGGCCGCGACCGGCCGATGCCGAACGCCACCGCCGACGGCATCACCCTGATCAACTTCGGCATGGGCAGCCCGAACGCGGCCACCGTGATGGACCTGCTCGGTGCGATCGAGCCGCGCGCCGCGCTGTTCCTGGGCAAGTGCGGCGGGGTCAAGAAGAAGAACCAGCTCGGCGACCTGGTGCTGCCGATCGCCGCGATCCGCGGCGAAGGCACCAGCAACGACTACCTGCCGCCGGAGGTGCCGGCGCTGCCGGCGTTCCAGCTGCAGCGCGCGGTCTCCACCATGATCCGCGACCTCGGCCACGACTACTGGACCGGCACGGTGTACACCACCAACCGCCGCGTGTGGGAACACGACGACACCTTCAAGGACTACCTGCGGCGCACCCGCTGCATGGCGGTGGACATGGAAACAGCGACCATCTTCGCCGCCGGCTTCGCCAACCGGATCCCCTGCGGCGCGCTGCTGCTGGTGTCCGACCAGCCCATGATCCCGGAAGGGGTAAAGACCGAGGCCAGCGACCGCAACATCACCTCGCAGTTCGTCGAGGCGCACATCAAGATCGGCGTCGAGGCCCTCAAATTGGTGCGCCGCAACGGGCGCAGCGTGAAACACCTGCGCTTCGAAGCGGACGGAGAGGTGGAATAG
- a CDS encoding DegV family protein, whose translation MRMGLAIDAACDLSQAFLQKHDIAVMPITVRVDSEVFMDDRKPAEIQRFIDRRLGSRSHSAETEPCPVEEVQKLFLEKLVLEQDCVFCLTITATRSPINEHVNKASFGILKNYRQVREQAGVPGPFMMRVIDTRNIFAGAAPVIYEAARLIAADEPPATIRERLTHLANHTYGYMLPRDLYYLRARAKKKNDRSVGLVSAMLGSALDIKPILRCFRGETGPVGKVRGFEQGAEALFGYAAQRVRAGLLVPLVCASYGGDLAVLSHLPGYAGLRQACEECGVELMEAPMSITGMVNVGEGAVTIGFAAEEHVAEF comes from the coding sequence ATGCGGATGGGTCTGGCAATCGATGCGGCCTGCGATCTTTCGCAGGCGTTCCTGCAGAAGCACGACATTGCGGTGATGCCGATCACCGTGCGTGTGGACAGCGAAGTCTTCATGGACGACCGCAAGCCGGCCGAAATCCAGCGCTTCATCGATCGTCGCCTGGGCAGCCGCAGCCATTCGGCGGAAACCGAACCCTGCCCGGTGGAAGAGGTGCAGAAGCTGTTCCTGGAGAAGCTGGTGCTGGAACAGGACTGCGTGTTCTGCCTGACCATCACCGCCACCCGCAGCCCGATCAACGAACACGTCAACAAGGCCAGCTTCGGCATCCTGAAGAATTATCGCCAGGTGCGCGAGCAGGCCGGCGTGCCCGGCCCGTTCATGATGCGCGTGATCGACACGCGCAACATCTTCGCCGGGGCCGCGCCGGTGATCTATGAGGCGGCCCGGCTGATCGCCGCCGACGAGCCACCGGCCACGATCCGCGAACGGCTTACCCATCTCGCGAACCATACCTACGGCTACATGCTGCCGCGCGACCTGTACTACCTGCGCGCCCGCGCCAAGAAGAAGAACGACCGCAGCGTCGGCCTGGTCAGCGCGATGCTGGGCTCGGCGCTGGACATCAAGCCGATCCTGCGCTGCTTCCGCGGCGAGACCGGCCCGGTCGGCAAGGTGCGCGGCTTCGAGCAGGGCGCGGAAGCGCTGTTCGGCTACGCCGCGCAGCGGGTGCGTGCCGGCCTGCTGGTGCCGCTGGTGTGCGCCAGCTACGGCGGCGACCTCGCCGTGCTGTCGCACCTGCCCGGCTACGCCGGGTTGCGCCAGGCCTGCGAGGAGTGCGGCGTCGAGCTGATGGAGGCGCCGATGAGCATCACCGGCATGGTCAACGTGGGCGAAGGCGCGGTGACGATCGGCTTCGCCGCCGAGGAACACGTCGCCGAGTTCTGA
- a CDS encoding DUF4124 domain-containing protein, whose product MPHPSALLLLLAVTGTPAAAGTVYKCSGTDGRVIYQDTPCAKAQRQQTLQLPDDTTAPSPPASAATRPDKPPPVAAPAPPPTPGVPLVQLYQCRHAVDGSLYVSRNGRPPPFRAPLGMLSALSTPLGEVYGSPNHAGISAPEANRGRVGAGLVANHYVWVQDQCRPLSVSEICGELRDEQEQNTRKLQHAFKSDRPPLQRRDDELQAQLTHC is encoded by the coding sequence ATGCCGCACCCGAGCGCCCTGCTGCTCCTGCTCGCCGTGACCGGCACACCGGCCGCCGCCGGTACGGTATACAAGTGCAGCGGCACGGACGGCCGGGTGATCTACCAGGACACACCCTGCGCGAAGGCGCAGCGGCAGCAGACCCTGCAGTTGCCCGACGACACGACCGCGCCGTCGCCGCCGGCCAGCGCAGCCACCAGGCCCGACAAGCCGCCGCCCGTGGCGGCGCCCGCCCCGCCACCCACGCCGGGCGTGCCACTGGTCCAGCTGTACCAGTGCAGGCACGCCGTCGACGGCAGCCTCTACGTCAGCCGCAACGGCAGGCCGCCACCGTTCCGCGCACCGCTGGGCATGCTGAGCGCGTTGTCGACGCCGCTGGGCGAGGTCTACGGATCACCGAACCACGCCGGCATCTCGGCGCCGGAGGCGAACCGCGGCCGGGTCGGTGCCGGGCTGGTCGCCAACCATTACGTGTGGGTGCAGGACCAGTGCAGGCCGCTGAGCGTGTCGGAGATCTGCGGCGAGTTGCGCGACGAGCAGGAGCAGAACACGCGCAAGCTGCAGCATGCGTTCAAGAGCGATCGGCCGCCGCTGCAACGCCGCGACGACGAGCTGCAGGCGCAGTTGACCCACTGCTGA
- a CDS encoding SDR family oxidoreductase: MNSRPDAWQLQGHTALITGASKGIGYATARELASLGADLLLVARDEDYLEQVRVELADEFADVEVLAFGADLAEAEERLAVFDWIADLAAPVSLLINNAGGNQPMATLDYREEEYRAVFEQNLFSAFEMCRLAHPQLVQHANAAIVNVGSVSAMTHVRTGSPYGMSKAALHQLTRNLAAEWAVDGIRVNAVAPWYIRTQRTDPALADADYLDEVLERTPLKRIGEPEEVAAAIAFLCLPAASYITGQVLAVDGGFTSYGF; encoded by the coding sequence ATGAACAGCCGTCCCGACGCCTGGCAACTGCAAGGCCACACCGCCCTGATCACCGGCGCCAGCAAGGGCATCGGCTACGCCACCGCGCGTGAACTGGCCAGCCTCGGCGCCGACCTGCTGCTGGTGGCGCGCGACGAGGATTACCTCGAGCAGGTGCGGGTGGAACTGGCCGACGAATTCGCCGACGTCGAAGTGCTGGCGTTCGGCGCGGACCTGGCCGAGGCGGAGGAGCGCCTGGCGGTGTTCGACTGGATCGCCGACCTGGCCGCGCCGGTATCGCTGCTGATCAACAACGCCGGCGGCAACCAGCCCATGGCCACGCTGGACTATCGCGAAGAGGAATACCGCGCGGTCTTCGAACAGAACCTGTTCTCCGCGTTCGAGATGTGCCGGCTGGCGCATCCGCAACTCGTGCAGCACGCGAACGCGGCGATCGTCAACGTGGGTTCGGTCTCGGCGATGACGCACGTGCGCACCGGCTCGCCCTATGGCATGAGCAAGGCGGCGCTGCACCAGCTCACCCGCAACCTCGCCGCGGAGTGGGCAGTGGACGGCATCCGCGTCAACGCGGTGGCGCCGTGGTACATCCGCACCCAGCGCACCGACCCCGCGCTGGCCGACGCCGATTACCTGGACGAGGTGCTCGAGCGCACGCCCTTGAAGCGGATCGGCGAGCCGGAGGAAGTGGCTGCCGCGATCGCGTTCCTGTGCCTGCCGGCGGCCAGCTACATCACCGGCCAGGTGCTGGCGGTGGACGGCGGGTTCACGAGCTACGGTTTCTGA
- the sppA gene encoding signal peptide peptidase SppA — protein MTLPPPPPPRRNGFWAFLRALGRGINMLRLVIINLVFFGVLFVLLLLLTAGIAGSRMERAVQNDSVLVIKPQGQLVEQYSIDPLQRALAGLSGEQPKQVQLRDLVGAIDAAAKDKRISRILLLPDELQGGGFAALREVGAALDRFRAAGKPVVAWAVNLDQGQYYLAAHADRLLVDPQGGVLITGLANYRLFYKDLLDKLGVDVHLFRVGEFKSAAEPYILDHASAEAKQADSYWMGGLWDGYLAEVAQLRKLDPAVLRDDIDDLPQHIASTQGNLAQLALNQHLVDGLATRSELIAMMRKEGVPADRKGHSFRQVEFARYAAGVPRDGDLFAPGVAIVVAEGEIAGGKRAAGSIGGESTAALIRSAREDRKTKALVLRVNSPGGEVYAAEQIRREVELTRSAGIPVVVSMGDVAASGGYWIAMNANRIFAEPNTITGSIGIFGMYYTVPNTLAKLGIRSDGVGTGPMAGAFDISRPLDPKVGTVIQAIIDKGYRDFVGNVAKARGKSYDAVDAVAQGRVWTGQQALERGLVDRLGGLQAAVADAASLAKLGKGYPVRYVEAPLGGFERFLIGLNQNASMHVLRSWGVRLPNWFAQLPALAPELQLLRNAKAGTPNIYADCLCSPR, from the coding sequence ATGACGCTTCCACCACCGCCACCGCCCCGCCGCAACGGTTTCTGGGCCTTTCTGCGCGCGCTCGGGCGCGGCATCAACATGCTGCGGCTGGTGATCATCAACCTGGTGTTCTTCGGCGTGCTGTTCGTGCTGCTGTTGCTGCTGACCGCAGGCATCGCCGGCAGCCGGATGGAGCGCGCGGTGCAGAACGACAGCGTGCTGGTGATCAAGCCGCAGGGGCAGCTGGTCGAGCAGTACAGCATCGATCCTCTGCAGCGTGCGCTGGCCGGCCTGTCCGGCGAGCAGCCGAAGCAGGTGCAGCTGCGCGACCTGGTCGGCGCGATCGACGCGGCGGCGAAGGACAAGCGGATCAGCCGCATCCTGCTGCTGCCGGACGAGCTGCAGGGCGGCGGCTTTGCCGCGTTGCGCGAGGTCGGCGCGGCGCTGGACCGCTTCCGCGCGGCGGGCAAGCCGGTGGTCGCGTGGGCGGTGAACCTGGACCAGGGCCAGTACTACCTGGCCGCGCATGCCGATCGCCTGCTGGTCGATCCGCAGGGCGGCGTGCTGATCACCGGATTGGCCAACTACCGCCTGTTCTACAAGGACCTGCTGGACAAGCTTGGCGTCGACGTGCACCTGTTCCGCGTGGGCGAGTTCAAGAGTGCGGCCGAGCCGTACATCCTCGATCACGCCTCGGCCGAGGCGAAACAGGCCGACAGCTACTGGATGGGCGGCCTGTGGGACGGCTACCTCGCCGAAGTGGCGCAGCTGCGCAAGCTGGACCCGGCGGTACTGCGCGACGACATCGACGACCTGCCGCAGCATATCGCCAGCACCCAGGGCAACCTGGCCCAGCTGGCGCTGAACCAGCACCTGGTCGACGGCCTGGCCACCCGCAGCGAACTGATCGCGATGATGCGCAAGGAAGGCGTGCCGGCCGACCGGAAAGGCCACAGCTTCCGCCAGGTCGAGTTTGCCCGCTACGCGGCCGGCGTGCCGCGCGACGGCGACCTGTTCGCGCCGGGCGTGGCGATCGTGGTGGCCGAGGGCGAGATCGCCGGCGGCAAGCGCGCGGCCGGTTCGATCGGCGGCGAATCCACCGCGGCGCTGATCCGCAGCGCGCGCGAGGACCGCAAGACCAAGGCGCTGGTGCTGCGGGTCAACTCGCCCGGCGGCGAGGTGTACGCAGCCGAGCAGATCCGTCGCGAGGTCGAGCTGACCCGCAGCGCGGGCATCCCGGTGGTGGTGTCGATGGGCGACGTGGCGGCCAGCGGCGGCTACTGGATCGCGATGAACGCGAATCGCATCTTCGCCGAGCCGAACACCATCACCGGTTCGATCGGCATCTTCGGCATGTACTACACGGTGCCGAACACGCTGGCCAAGCTCGGTATCCGCAGCGACGGCGTCGGCACCGGGCCGATGGCCGGCGCGTTCGACATCAGCCGTCCGCTCGATCCGAAGGTCGGCACGGTGATCCAGGCGATCATCGACAAGGGCTACCGCGACTTCGTCGGCAACGTGGCGAAGGCACGCGGCAAGAGCTACGACGCGGTCGACGCGGTCGCGCAGGGCCGCGTGTGGACCGGTCAGCAGGCGCTCGAGCGCGGCCTGGTCGACCGGCTCGGCGGGCTGCAGGCCGCCGTCGCCGATGCGGCCAGCCTGGCCAAGCTGGGCAAGGGCTACCCGGTGCGCTACGTGGAGGCGCCGCTGGGCGGCTTCGAGCGTTTCCTGATCGGCCTCAACCAGAACGCCAGCATGCACGTGCTGCGCTCGTGGGGCGTGCGCCTGCCGAACTGGTTCGCCCAGCTGCCCGCGCTGGCGCCGGAACTGCAGCTGTTGCGCAACGCGAAGGCCGGCACGCCGAACATCTACGCGGACTGCCTGTGCAGCCCGCGTTGA
- a CDS encoding MATE family efflux transporter: MKPFRPERAHLFHEVRATVRLALPLIAAQLAAVGSNVIDAVLAGHVSAHVLGAVAVGASIWSLAIVSGIGMMMAVPPSVAQLDGAGRRHEVGAVFRQALWLALGMGVLLWFAVRHAEPLIELIGVTASLRHDVQRFLLAISWGAPALTTYFALRGLSEGLSLTRPSMYFSLGGLVLLVPLGYVLMFGKLGIPPQGAHGCGVATAIVLWLEMLAFGVYVIFRRNYHGLGLFDRFEWPDLRRIGTLVHIGLPMAVTLLAEAGLFVATALIIATLGEDVIASHQVAINIASLFFMIPLGLAMAITVRVGNAVGRGDERGVRYAGLCGIGLTLVTQLFSAGLMLGLPHFIATLYTHEPKVIALAAQLIMLAGLFQFSDGIQVAANGALRGLKDTRVPMAITLFAYWMIGMPVGWWLAFHHGMGARGMWIGLIAGLSVAAVMLFTRFWRSAWKQRWRRHMPMTAPA, translated from the coding sequence ATGAAACCCTTTCGTCCCGAGCGTGCTCACTTGTTCCACGAGGTGCGCGCCACCGTGCGTCTCGCGTTGCCGCTGATCGCCGCGCAGTTGGCCGCGGTCGGCAGCAACGTGATCGACGCGGTGCTGGCCGGGCACGTCAGCGCGCACGTGCTCGGTGCGGTGGCGGTGGGCGCCAGCATCTGGTCGCTGGCGATCGTCAGCGGCATCGGCATGATGATGGCGGTGCCGCCGTCGGTGGCCCAGCTCGACGGCGCCGGCCGGCGCCACGAGGTCGGCGCGGTATTCCGCCAGGCGCTGTGGCTGGCGCTTGGCATGGGCGTGCTGCTGTGGTTCGCGGTGCGGCATGCGGAGCCGCTGATCGAGTTGATCGGGGTGACGGCGAGCCTGCGCCACGACGTGCAGCGCTTCCTGCTGGCGATCAGCTGGGGTGCGCCGGCGCTGACCACCTACTTCGCGCTGCGCGGCCTGTCCGAAGGGCTGTCGCTGACCCGGCCGTCGATGTACTTCAGCCTCGGCGGGCTGGTGCTGCTGGTGCCGCTGGGCTATGTGCTGATGTTCGGCAAGCTCGGCATTCCGCCGCAGGGCGCGCACGGCTGCGGCGTGGCCACGGCGATCGTGCTGTGGCTGGAGATGCTGGCGTTCGGCGTCTATGTGATCTTCCGGCGCAATTACCACGGGCTGGGCCTGTTCGATCGTTTCGAGTGGCCGGACCTGCGCCGGATCGGCACGCTGGTGCACATCGGCCTGCCGATGGCGGTGACCCTGCTGGCCGAGGCCGGGTTGTTCGTGGCCACCGCGCTGATCATCGCCACGCTGGGCGAGGACGTGATCGCCAGCCACCAGGTGGCGATCAACATCGCCTCGCTGTTCTTCATGATCCCGCTCGGCCTGGCGATGGCGATCACCGTGCGCGTGGGCAACGCGGTGGGCCGTGGCGACGAGCGCGGCGTGCGCTACGCCGGCTTGTGCGGGATCGGCCTGACCCTGGTCACCCAGCTGTTCTCGGCCGGCCTGATGCTGGGCCTGCCGCACTTCATCGCCACGCTGTACACACACGAGCCGAAGGTGATCGCGCTGGCCGCGCAACTGATCATGCTGGCCGGGCTGTTCCAGTTCTCCGACGGCATCCAGGTGGCCGCCAACGGCGCGCTGCGCGGGCTCAAGGACACCCGCGTGCCGATGGCGATCACCTTGTTCGCGTACTGGATGATCGGCATGCCGGTGGGCTGGTGGCTGGCCTTCCATCACGGCATGGGCGCACGCGGGATGTGGATCGGCCTGATCGCCGGCCTGTCCGTGGCTGCCGTGATGCTGTTCACCCGCTTCTGGCGCAGCGCGTGGAAACAGCGCTGGCGCCGTCACATGCCAATGACCGCGCCGGCCTGA
- a CDS encoding DUF3667 domain-containing protein, with translation MKQLTSYEGLHCANCGAAMRGEFCHECGQSIHSVLKPMHHMLEETVETVLHIDGRIVHTLPPLLLKPGFLTLEYFAGRRVRYIAPFRLMFVLCLLSFFVVHLAIDQISAKVAARQGPTVTVTGEAFSDADTPKEVRKVLKSQLKTLPHIAAYGVLPQQQLQLAAENMQQQANKRLIELGAAPIPAASVAANLEVAVRASEAPDHEPQPVHISWLPEAANARLTRLGQQIQHNWRAFKDGDPSTRAEAKQRMINGVFGALPATMFVLIPVFAGLLKLFYVFRRRLYMEHLTVALHSHAFMFLGVMLITVTGMLSTWLRPHAAWAGYALGWIQAVLMLWIPTYLLIMQKRIYHQGWPMTLLKFWFIGWCYFWLLMLALTVAAALGLAH, from the coding sequence ATGAAGCAGCTGACCAGCTACGAAGGATTGCACTGCGCCAACTGCGGCGCCGCGATGCGGGGCGAGTTCTGCCACGAATGCGGGCAATCGATCCACAGCGTGCTGAAGCCGATGCACCACATGCTCGAGGAAACCGTCGAGACGGTGCTGCACATCGACGGCCGCATCGTGCACACGCTGCCGCCGCTGCTGCTCAAACCCGGCTTCCTCACCCTGGAATACTTCGCCGGCCGGCGGGTGCGCTACATCGCGCCGTTCCGGCTGATGTTCGTGCTGTGCCTGCTGTCGTTCTTCGTGGTTCACCTGGCGATCGACCAGATATCCGCCAAGGTGGCGGCGCGCCAGGGCCCCACGGTGACCGTGACCGGCGAGGCCTTCAGCGATGCCGACACCCCGAAGGAAGTGCGCAAGGTACTGAAGAGTCAGCTCAAGACCCTGCCGCACATCGCCGCGTATGGCGTGCTGCCGCAACAGCAGCTCCAACTGGCTGCCGAGAACATGCAGCAACAGGCGAACAAGCGCCTGATCGAACTTGGCGCCGCCCCGATACCGGCCGCCTCCGTCGCCGCGAATCTCGAGGTCGCCGTCCGGGCCAGCGAGGCTCCGGACCACGAGCCCCAGCCGGTCCACATCAGCTGGCTGCCGGAGGCGGCCAACGCCAGGCTGACCCGGCTGGGCCAGCAGATCCAACACAACTGGCGGGCGTTCAAGGACGGCGACCCGTCCACCCGCGCCGAAGCAAAACAGCGGATGATCAATGGCGTGTTCGGCGCACTGCCGGCCACCATGTTCGTGCTGATTCCGGTCTTCGCCGGCCTGCTCAAGCTGTTCTACGTATTCCGCCGGCGGCTGTACATGGAACACCTGACCGTGGCCCTGCACAGTCACGCCTTCATGTTCCTCGGCGTGATGCTGATCACCGTGACCGGCATGCTGTCGACCTGGCTACGGCCTCATGCCGCCTGGGCCGGCTACGCACTGGGCTGGATACAGGCCGTGCTCATGCTGTGGATCCCGACCTACCTGCTGATCATGCAGAAGCGGATCTACCACCAGGGTTGGCCGATGACCCTGTTGAAATTCTGGTTCATCGGCTGGTGTTACTTCTGGCTGCTGATGCTCGCGCTGACGGTCGCAGCGGCCTTGGGCTTGGCCCACTGA
- a CDS encoding primosomal protein N' encodes MPAVLRVALPVPLPTLFDYLPPEAGEACVGSRVLVPFGRHKLVGVVVAIGAEAAVGSSRLKQVLRLLDDDALLDAELMQTLAWAADYWLGAPGEAYANALPLALREAKPLPPIGDEYWSLTGAGRSAHDAGSRRGGSKALLALLAAGGLSAQELSERQPGWREAARRLAAACLLERSERPPLDRPLPPSLAPQLSDEQQQAVAAVGASLGQYQPFLLDGVTGSGKTEVYLALIEQVLAQGKQALLLVPEIGLAPQTVRRLRERLGVIVEVLHSNLSEGDRARAWLRARAGSARVILGTRSAVFTPLPQAGLIIVDEEHDSAYKQQEGFRYHARDLALVRARALGVPVLLGSGTPSLESLANAEAGRYRTLHLRARPGAIRPPQVQIIDMRAQRLEHGMSPALLGAVAETVARGEQALVFRNRRGYAPVLLCHACGWHAGCPRCDRPLTLHAGRRQLICHHCDYRQRLPAVCPTCGAGDLKPQGQGTERLEEALVAQFPQVPVLRVDRETTRRRDAFEQLLATLKDDQPAILVGTQMLAKGHDLPNLTLVAIVGVDEGLHSIDFRAGERLAQLVVQVAGRAGRARKPGRVVLQTHQPEHPLLRSLLAQGYAAAARELLAERRLIQLPPYSHQVLLRAEAPQREQVDAFLAAARAALPVNAQLQIAGPMPAPMPLRAGRHRGQLLLEASSRRTLHGMLRSWQLALIALPSVRKVRWSLDVDPIDLY; translated from the coding sequence ATGCCCGCCGTCCTTCGCGTCGCCCTGCCGGTACCCCTGCCAACCCTGTTCGACTATCTGCCGCCCGAGGCGGGCGAGGCTTGCGTGGGCAGTCGCGTACTGGTGCCGTTCGGCCGCCACAAACTGGTCGGCGTGGTGGTGGCCATCGGCGCCGAGGCGGCGGTCGGCAGCAGCCGGCTGAAGCAGGTGCTGCGCTTGCTCGACGACGACGCGCTGCTCGATGCCGAACTGATGCAGACGCTGGCCTGGGCCGCCGATTACTGGCTCGGCGCGCCGGGCGAGGCCTACGCCAATGCCTTGCCGCTGGCCCTGCGCGAGGCGAAGCCGCTGCCGCCGATCGGCGACGAATACTGGTCGCTCACCGGCGCCGGCCGCAGCGCGCACGATGCCGGCAGCCGCCGTGGCGGCAGCAAGGCCTTGCTGGCCCTGCTGGCTGCCGGCGGATTAAGCGCACAGGAGCTGAGCGAACGCCAGCCCGGCTGGCGCGAAGCGGCGCGCCGGCTGGCCGCGGCCTGCCTGCTCGAACGCAGCGAACGGCCGCCGCTCGATCGTCCGCTGCCACCCTCGCTGGCGCCGCAACTCAGCGACGAACAGCAGCAGGCGGTGGCCGCGGTCGGCGCCAGCCTCGGCCAGTACCAGCCGTTCCTGCTCGACGGCGTCACCGGCAGCGGCAAGACCGAGGTCTACCTGGCGCTGATCGAACAGGTGCTGGCACAGGGCAAGCAGGCACTGCTGCTGGTACCGGAGATCGGCCTCGCCCCGCAGACCGTGCGGCGCCTGCGCGAGCGGCTCGGCGTGATCGTCGAGGTGCTGCACTCGAACCTGTCCGAAGGCGATCGCGCGCGCGCCTGGTTGCGCGCTCGCGCCGGCAGCGCACGGGTGATCCTGGGCACCCGCTCGGCGGTGTTCACGCCGCTGCCGCAAGCTGGCCTGATCATCGTCGACGAGGAACACGACAGCGCCTACAAGCAGCAGGAAGGCTTCCGCTACCACGCCCGCGACCTGGCCCTGGTGCGCGCCCGCGCGCTCGGCGTGCCGGTGCTGCTGGGCTCGGGCACGCCGTCGCTGGAATCGCTGGCGAATGCCGAGGCCGGCCGCTACCGCACCCTGCACCTGCGCGCGCGCCCTGGCGCGATCCGGCCGCCGCAGGTGCAGATCATCGACATGCGCGCGCAGCGGCTGGAGCACGGCATGTCGCCGGCGCTGCTCGGCGCCGTGGCCGAGACGGTGGCGCGCGGCGAACAGGCGCTGGTATTCCGCAACCGCCGCGGCTACGCGCCGGTGCTGTTGTGCCACGCCTGCGGCTGGCACGCCGGCTGTCCGCGCTGCGACCGGCCGCTGACCCTGCACGCGGGCCGGCGCCAGCTGATCTGCCACCATTGCGACTATCGCCAGCGCCTGCCCGCCGTCTGCCCGACCTGCGGCGCCGGCGACCTGAAGCCGCAGGGCCAGGGCACCGAGCGGCTGGAGGAAGCGCTGGTCGCGCAGTTCCCGCAGGTGCCGGTGCTGCGCGTCGATCGCGAGACCACCCGCCGCCGCGACGCGTTCGAGCAATTGCTGGCCACGCTCAAGGACGACCAGCCGGCGATCCTGGTCGGCACCCAGATGCTGGCCAAGGGCCACGACCTGCCGAACCTCACCCTGGTCGCGATCGTGGGCGTGGACGAAGGCCTGCACAGCATCGACTTCCGCGCCGGCGAGCGGCTGGCGCAGCTGGTGGTGCAGGTGGCCGGTCGCGCCGGGCGCGCGCGCAAGCCCGGTCGCGTGGTGCTGCAGACGCACCAGCCGGAACACCCGCTGCTGCGCAGCCTGCTGGCGCAGGGCTACGCCGCCGCGGCGCGCGAGCTGCTGGCCGAGCGCCGGCTGATCCAGCTGCCGCCGTACAGCCACCAAGTGCTGTTGCGTGCCGAGGCGCCGCAGCGCGAGCAGGTCGATGCGTTCCTCGCCGCGGCGCGCGCCGCGCTGCCGGTCAACGCGCAGTTGCAGATCGCCGGGCCGATGCCCGCGCCGATGCCGCTGCGCGCAGGCCGGCATCGCGGCCAGCTGCTGCTGGAAGCCAGCAGCCGTCGCACGCTGCACGGCATGCTGCGCTCATGGCAGCTGGCGCTGATCGCGCTGCCGTCGGTGCGCAAGGTGCGCTGGTCGCTGGACGTCGATCCGATCGACCTGTATTGA
- the tatC gene encoding twin-arginine translocase subunit TatC: MATPDPGIDLQQGLFSHLLELRTRLLKASATVLVVLLALVPFANRLYTELAAPLVARLPEGAHLIATEVASPFVTPLKLAFYAALFISMPMILYQLWAFVSPGLYKHEKRLARPLLAAALVLFYIGCAFAYFLVLPAAFRFLTAITPQGVEMMTDITHYLDFVTLMFFAFGLCFEVPVAVVILAAMGIVDVDKLRSSRRYAIVGAFAIAAFITPPDITSMIMLAVPMCLLYELGVLAVRWLVKPGSLKPDAN; the protein is encoded by the coding sequence ATGGCCACGCCTGATCCCGGGATCGACCTGCAGCAGGGGCTGTTCTCGCACCTGCTGGAACTGCGCACGCGCCTGCTCAAGGCCAGCGCCACCGTGCTGGTGGTGTTGCTGGCGCTGGTGCCGTTCGCCAACCGCCTGTACACGGAACTGGCCGCGCCGCTGGTGGCGCGGCTGCCCGAGGGCGCGCACCTGATCGCCACCGAGGTCGCCAGCCCGTTCGTCACCCCGCTGAAGCTGGCGTTCTACGCGGCGCTGTTCATCAGCATGCCGATGATCCTGTACCAGCTGTGGGCGTTCGTCAGTCCCGGCCTGTACAAGCACGAGAAACGCCTCGCCCGCCCGCTGCTCGCCGCGGCGCTGGTGCTGTTCTACATCGGCTGCGCGTTCGCGTATTTCCTGGTGCTGCCGGCGGCGTTCCGCTTCCTCACCGCGATCACGCCGCAGGGGGTGGAGATGATGACCGACATCACCCACTACCTCGATTTCGTGACGCTGATGTTCTTCGCGTTCGGGCTGTGCTTCGAGGTGCCGGTGGCGGTGGTGATCCTCGCCGCGATGGGCATCGTCGACGTGGACAAGCTGCGCAGCAGCCGGCGCTACGCCATCGTCGGCGCGTTCGCGATCGCCGCCTTCATCACCCCGCCCGACATCACCTCGATGATCATGCTGGCGGTGCCGATGTGCCTGCTCTACGAGCTGGGCGTGCTGGCGGTGCGCTGGCTGGTGAAGCCGGGTTCGCTGAAACCGGACGCGAACTGA